The sequence below is a genomic window from Chondrinema litorale.
TTCATTTTCAAATTGTAATAAGTCTTTTATAGATATAGATTCACAATCTGAGGAGCACAAAAGATATGGCACATTAAACTCGTACTCGGCAAAAAACCTTTCGAGTATAAAAGGAGAAATATTCATTAAATAAACTATTTATCTTCTTATTTATAAGTGATGTTGGGACTAATTGACTTCATTCAGCTTTTCCCACAGCAAACCATCTTTTAAAGCCGCAGTAGTAATTCTGATTTTATCGAATGCAAAATTTTCGAGCAAATAACTTACAATACAAGAAGCTACTACAATCATATCGGCTCTTTCTTCTAACATACCAGGAATAGCAATTCTTTCTTCTAGGTTTTTACTAATAATTTCTTCGTGAATAGCCAAATAAGACCCTATACTCATCGGATAATCTGGAATAGAGATTTTATCTAATGTTCCTTCTTGTAAACAATGAATGGTTTTAATAGTGCTAAAAGTACCTGCACAACCAATAATAGTTTTAGGTTTTAATACTAGTATTTGTTCCAAAACTTCATCTAGTACATCTTCTAAATAAGCATTTAAATGTGAAATAGAATTTACACTAATGGGGTCATCGTTATGAAATTTATCGTAAAGTCTTTGTGCACCAATTTCAAAACTTTTTTTCCAAAGTATATCTACATTATCTGCAAGAATAAACTCAACACTTCCACCTCCAATATCTAGAATTAGCGATGGTGTTTTACTAAGGTTTAAAGCCGTTTTTACACCTGTATAAATCAATCGAGCTTCTTCTTCACCATCAATAGTAGTTACTGTAATACCCAACTCATTATAGATTTTTTCTACCAGTTCAGCACCATTTTTTGCAGAGCGCATGGCACTGGTTGCTGTAGCAGTAATATCAATTACATTAAACCTTTCTGCTTCTTTTT
It includes:
- a CDS encoding exopolyphosphatase, encoding MRLAIIDMGTNTFNLIVGELKDDGLRVVYQNRIFVKIGKDGISKGLITDDAIERMMKTLIELKKEAERFNVIDITATATSAMRSAKNGAELVEKIYNELGITVTTIDGEEEARLIYTGVKTALNLSKTPSLILDIGGGSVEFILADNVDILWKKSFEIGAQRLYDKFHNDDPISVNSISHLNAYLEDVLDEVLEQILVLKPKTIIGCAGTFSTIKTIHCLQEGTLDKISIPDYPMSIGSYLAIHEEIISKNLEERIAIPGMLEERADMIVVASCIVSYLLENFAFDKIRITTAALKDGLLWEKLNEVN